From Pseudomonas vanderleydeniana, the proteins below share one genomic window:
- a CDS encoding LacI family DNA-binding transcriptional regulator: protein MSGTVKSVGRVTVTDVAKAAGVSVATVSRSFNLPTHVRDDVREKVLAVAAKLGYSPNPAAKALRLQKTNLIGAIIPTLDHAIYATMVKSFQERLAEYGYVVYVLSCGFDSGAIFDKVKLLVERGVEALLIVGDVTDDNLKRYLQDYRMPVVCTYSYLSDREFPFIGFDNYQATRQLVEYLLGLGHRNMAMLTGPIKGNDRQQARYQAFKDTLEGYRERCSHSMYEAETGYTIEFGERTLRRIRLERPEVTAVICNSDVIAFGVLSACKKLQLNVPKEISVVGYDNLEFAEYLDPPLTTLAIPASEMGLRSAEALIGKLKHGAEIRPLLLGTQLMIRQSSDAI, encoded by the coding sequence GTGAGCGGGACGGTGAAATCTGTCGGCAGAGTGACGGTAACGGACGTGGCCAAGGCTGCCGGCGTGTCAGTAGCGACGGTGTCGCGCAGCTTCAACCTACCGACCCATGTTCGCGATGACGTCAGGGAAAAGGTGCTGGCCGTGGCAGCGAAACTCGGCTACAGCCCGAACCCGGCAGCCAAGGCCTTGAGACTGCAGAAAACCAATCTGATCGGGGCCATCATCCCAACCCTCGATCATGCGATCTACGCCACCATGGTCAAGAGCTTCCAGGAACGGCTGGCAGAGTACGGTTACGTGGTGTACGTGCTCAGTTGCGGGTTCGACTCCGGCGCCATCTTCGACAAGGTCAAGCTGCTCGTCGAGCGCGGGGTGGAAGCCTTGCTGATCGTGGGTGACGTGACTGACGATAACCTCAAGCGCTACCTCCAGGACTACCGCATGCCGGTCGTCTGCACCTACTCGTACCTGTCCGACCGGGAATTCCCCTTCATCGGTTTCGACAACTATCAAGCCACGCGCCAGCTCGTGGAATACCTGTTGGGCCTAGGTCATCGCAACATGGCGATGCTCACGGGACCGATCAAGGGTAATGACCGCCAACAGGCACGCTACCAGGCGTTCAAGGACACCTTGGAGGGCTACCGCGAGCGTTGCAGTCATTCGATGTACGAGGCCGAAACGGGCTACACCATTGAGTTCGGAGAGCGCACCCTGCGCCGCATCCGCCTGGAGCGCCCCGAAGTGACGGCAGTCATCTGCAACAGCGATGTGATTGCATTCGGCGTTCTGTCGGCCTGCAAGAAGTTGCAACTCAACGTGCCTAAAGAGATCTCGGTGGTCGGGTATGACAACCTGGAGTTCGCCGAGTACCTCGACCCGCCGCTCACCACGCTGGCCATTCCTGCCAGTGAAATGGGCTTGCGAAGCGCTGAAGCCCTGATTGGCAAGCTCAAGCACGGGGCCGAGATTCGCCCGCTTCTGCTCGGCACACAACTGATGATCAGGCAATCCAGCGACGCCATCTGA
- the treS gene encoding maltose alpha-D-glucosyltransferase has protein sequence MSKPDTTHVDWLIGQSMLKAAQDHAQAYSGQARQWMNPYAQVRPRDATAIASVWLTVYPDSIVTAEGGSVLQALGDEELWRSLSSIGVQGVHTGPIKQSGGIRGREYTPSVDGNFDRISWSIDPLYGTEEELIRMNRVAAAHNAVTIDDSIPSHTGKGADFRLAELGVAPYPGIYHMVEIREEDWGLLPEIAEGRDCANLSPVQCDLLKERRYTVGQLQRVIFFEPGVKETDWSATPVVVGADGKPRRWVYLHYFKDGQPSLNWLDPTFAAQQLIIGDALHALDRLGARGLRLDANGFLGVEIRHNDTAWSESHPLSINGNQLLGGMIRKAGGFSFQELNLTLDDIAQMSKGGADLSYDFITRPAYQHALLTGDTEFLRLMLNQMHAFGIDPASLIHALQNHDELTLELVHFWTLHAHDMYLYKGQTLPGGILREHIREEMYERLSGEQAPYNLRFVTNGVSCTTVSIITAAMGVRDLATLTADDIQQVQKMHLLLVMYNAMQPGVLALSGWDLVGALPLEREQVEARMGDGDTRWIHRGAYDLGGLNPAAVASARGMPLARSLYGSLSEQLQSPDSFASQVKRLVSVRQAYGLASSRQILVPEVGSPGLLVMVHELPAGKGTQVTALNFGRESISEAIPLPNVQPGTVVDMINERVEGDLGAEGVLTIDLDPYEALSLRIVSSGLGM, from the coding sequence ATGTCAAAACCGGATACAACCCACGTGGATTGGCTGATTGGTCAATCCATGCTCAAGGCGGCGCAGGACCACGCGCAGGCCTACTCGGGGCAGGCTCGTCAGTGGATGAACCCCTACGCCCAGGTGCGCCCGCGCGATGCCACCGCCATTGCTTCCGTCTGGCTGACGGTCTACCCCGACTCCATCGTGACGGCCGAGGGCGGCTCGGTCCTGCAGGCGCTGGGCGATGAAGAGCTCTGGCGCAGCTTGTCGTCGATCGGCGTGCAGGGCGTTCATACCGGGCCCATCAAGCAGTCCGGGGGGATCAGGGGGCGGGAGTACACGCCGAGTGTCGATGGCAATTTCGACCGGATCAGCTGGAGCATCGACCCGCTCTACGGCACCGAGGAGGAACTGATCCGGATGAATCGGGTGGCCGCGGCGCACAATGCGGTCACCATCGATGATTCGATTCCCTCGCACACCGGCAAGGGCGCCGATTTCCGCCTGGCGGAGCTGGGCGTCGCGCCTTATCCGGGCATCTATCACATGGTGGAGATCCGCGAGGAGGACTGGGGCCTGTTGCCGGAGATTGCCGAGGGGCGCGACTGCGCCAACCTCAGCCCGGTCCAGTGCGACCTGCTCAAGGAGCGGCGCTACACCGTGGGCCAGTTGCAGCGGGTGATCTTTTTCGAGCCCGGCGTGAAGGAAACCGACTGGAGCGCGACACCGGTCGTGGTTGGGGCTGATGGCAAGCCGCGGCGCTGGGTGTACCTGCATTACTTCAAGGATGGGCAGCCGTCGCTGAACTGGCTTGATCCGACGTTCGCGGCGCAGCAACTGATCATCGGTGATGCCCTGCATGCCCTCGACCGGCTGGGCGCCCGGGGCCTGCGACTGGATGCCAACGGCTTCCTCGGCGTCGAGATTCGTCACAACGATACGGCCTGGTCGGAAAGCCACCCGCTGTCGATCAACGGCAACCAGTTGCTCGGCGGCATGATCCGCAAGGCCGGTGGTTTCAGCTTCCAGGAACTCAATCTCACCCTGGATGACATTGCCCAGATGTCGAAGGGGGGCGCCGATCTGTCGTACGACTTCATCACCCGGCCGGCCTACCAGCATGCATTGCTGACCGGCGATACCGAGTTTCTGCGGCTGATGCTGAACCAGATGCATGCCTTTGGCATCGACCCGGCCTCCCTGATTCATGCCCTGCAGAACCACGATGAGCTCACCCTTGAACTGGTGCACTTCTGGACCCTGCATGCTCACGACATGTATTTGTACAAGGGCCAGACCCTACCGGGCGGCATCCTGCGCGAACACATCCGTGAAGAGATGTACGAGCGCCTCAGCGGCGAGCAGGCGCCCTACAACCTGCGCTTCGTGACCAATGGTGTCTCTTGCACCACGGTGAGCATCATTACCGCAGCCATGGGCGTTCGGGATCTTGCAACGCTGACCGCCGACGATATCCAACAGGTGCAGAAGATGCACTTGCTGCTGGTGATGTACAACGCCATGCAGCCTGGGGTTCTCGCGTTGTCTGGCTGGGACCTGGTGGGAGCGCTGCCTCTGGAGCGCGAGCAGGTCGAGGCGAGGATGGGTGACGGCGATACGCGCTGGATCCATCGGGGCGCGTATGACCTGGGCGGATTGAACCCGGCTGCGGTGGCGTCGGCGAGGGGCATGCCGTTGGCGCGGTCGTTGTACGGCTCGCTGTCCGAGCAGTTGCAAAGCCCCGATTCCTTTGCGAGCCAGGTCAAGAGGCTGGTGTCGGTACGCCAGGCCTATGGCTTGGCCAGCAGTCGGCAGATACTGGTACCGGAAGTCGGCAGCCCCGGCCTGCTCGTCATGGTGCACGAGCTGCCGGCCGGCAAGGGCACCCAGGTCACCGCGCTGAACTTCGGCCGGGAAAGCATCAGCGAAGCCATTCCGCTACCGAACGTCCAGCCCGGTACGGTGGTGGACATGATCAACGAAAGAGTCGAGGGCGATTTGGGAGCGGAGGGCGTGCTGACCATCGATCTCGATCCCTACGAAGCCCTCTCGCTACGAATCGTCTCGAGTGGATTGGGGATGTAA
- a CDS encoding choline dehydrogenase, which yields MRDINGRNTHKAYDYVVIGSGSAGSVLAGRLSEDKDVSVLMLEAGPTDKSIFIRMPAALGFPLMDDRFNWYLHSEPEAHLDNRKIYEARGRVLGGSSSINGMNWVRGNPWDYDNWAEMGLKGWSYDDCLPYFRKAETFDKGADDYRGDQGPMHIQTCAANNPLYTAFLDAGKQAGYAHIADHNGYRQEGVHITQRNVHKGIRWSTSQAYIHTNRSRENLHVCDNALVTKIHFEGNYATRVHFTRNGKAESVDVHREVILSAGAIHSPHLLMLSGIGNAKHLAEFGIPSLVDLPAVGEGLKDHVAAPVQYSSSQNVSIAKELTPVGKLKLGALWTFFKKGLGATNFFEVGAFIRTRDEIKVPNVQFEFIPMLGEFQHGSVKLEDGFQYFFSLMRPTSTGRVWLASADPKTPPKFVFNFLSTKEDQDDAIAAVKAIRHVVSQPAWDLYRGEEVTPGAHVKTDEQILAALRQSAGTNYHPACTCRMGTDPKTSVVDAHARVHGIPNLRVVDASIMPEIVSGNLNAPIIMMAEKIADDIRARKPLPQAKAKYYVPA from the coding sequence ATGCGTGATATCAATGGCCGTAACACCCATAAAGCCTACGACTACGTCGTGATCGGATCAGGATCGGCAGGCAGCGTGCTGGCAGGGCGGCTTTCCGAGGATAAGGACGTTTCGGTGCTGATGCTCGAAGCAGGCCCAACCGACAAGAGCATCTTCATTCGGATGCCGGCTGCGTTGGGTTTTCCACTGATGGATGATCGCTTCAACTGGTACCTGCACTCCGAACCGGAAGCACATCTCGATAACCGCAAGATCTATGAGGCGCGTGGCCGGGTACTGGGCGGTTCGTCTTCGATCAACGGCATGAACTGGGTGCGGGGCAACCCGTGGGACTACGACAACTGGGCAGAGATGGGGCTCAAGGGCTGGAGCTACGACGATTGCCTGCCGTACTTTCGCAAGGCGGAAACCTTCGACAAGGGCGCTGATGACTACCGCGGTGACCAGGGCCCGATGCACATCCAGACCTGTGCCGCCAACAACCCCCTCTACACGGCCTTCCTGGACGCGGGCAAGCAGGCGGGGTACGCCCACATTGCCGACCACAACGGCTATCGGCAGGAAGGGGTGCATATCACTCAGCGTAACGTCCACAAGGGCATTCGCTGGAGCACCTCGCAGGCCTACATCCACACCAATCGCAGCCGTGAAAACCTGCATGTGTGCGATAACGCCCTGGTCACCAAAATCCACTTCGAAGGCAACTATGCGACCCGCGTGCACTTCACCCGTAATGGCAAGGCCGAGAGCGTCGACGTCCATCGCGAGGTCATCCTGAGTGCGGGCGCTATTCATTCGCCGCATCTGCTGATGTTGTCAGGTATCGGCAACGCAAAGCACCTGGCTGAATTCGGCATCCCGAGCCTCGTCGACCTGCCTGCGGTGGGCGAGGGACTGAAGGATCATGTGGCCGCCCCGGTTCAATACAGTTCGTCCCAGAACGTCTCGATCGCCAAGGAGCTGACGCCGGTCGGCAAGCTCAAGCTGGGGGCACTCTGGACCTTCTTCAAGAAAGGTCTCGGTGCGACCAACTTCTTCGAAGTCGGTGCCTTCATCCGTACACGGGATGAAATCAAGGTACCCAATGTACAGTTCGAATTCATCCCGATGCTGGGCGAATTCCAGCACGGCAGCGTGAAGCTGGAGGATGGCTTCCAGTACTTTTTCAGCCTCATGCGTCCTACCAGCACTGGGCGTGTCTGGTTGGCCTCGGCCGACCCGAAGACCCCGCCCAAGTTCGTGTTCAACTTCCTGTCAACCAAGGAAGACCAGGACGACGCCATCGCTGCGGTCAAGGCCATCCGCCATGTGGTTTCTCAGCCAGCCTGGGATCTGTATCGCGGAGAAGAGGTCACGCCGGGCGCCCACGTGAAGACGGACGAACAGATCCTGGCCGCGCTTCGCCAGTCGGCGGGCACCAACTATCACCCTGCATGCACTTGCCGGATGGGCACCGACCCCAAGACCAGCGTCGTGGATGCCCATGCCCGCGTGCATGGCATTCCGAACCTGCGGGTCGTGGATGCGTCGATCATGCCTGAGATCGTCAGCGGCAACCTGAACGCGCCGATCATCATGATGGCGGAGAAAATCGCTGACGACATCCGCGCTCGCAAGCCGCTGCCACAAGCCAAGGCCAAGTACTACGTTCCGGCCTGA
- a CDS encoding SDR family oxidoreductase: MKLKNQVALITGAGAGIGEATAKLFVQEGAKVVVADRNIDLARKVAAELGEHAIAVEADVANTEQVKAMVDQAVSHFGGLDILVNNAGFGTLGTVVTLDEETWDSVIDVNLKGVFLCSKYAIPEIIRRGGGAVVNLASTISVVGIKDRAAYVAAKGGVAALTRAMALDHALDGVRVNSVAPGVIASSYYDKIFETVADPVAFKKGLEARSPLNKMGEPVDIANMILFLASKDSSFATGAMFTVDGGYTAW, from the coding sequence ATGAAACTCAAGAATCAAGTTGCCCTGATCACGGGTGCCGGTGCCGGCATCGGCGAAGCCACTGCAAAGCTGTTCGTTCAGGAAGGTGCCAAGGTCGTCGTGGCTGATCGCAACATCGACCTGGCCCGCAAGGTCGCGGCAGAGCTGGGCGAGCACGCCATCGCCGTCGAGGCGGACGTGGCGAACACCGAACAGGTCAAGGCCATGGTGGATCAGGCAGTCAGCCACTTTGGCGGCCTGGACATCCTGGTCAACAACGCCGGTTTCGGTACGCTCGGTACCGTGGTTACCCTGGACGAGGAAACCTGGGACAGCGTGATCGACGTCAACCTCAAGGGTGTTTTCCTTTGCTCCAAATACGCCATTCCGGAGATCATCCGCCGTGGTGGTGGGGCCGTGGTGAACCTGGCCTCGACCATTTCTGTCGTCGGTATCAAGGATCGTGCCGCTTATGTGGCGGCCAAAGGTGGCGTTGCCGCGTTGACCCGCGCCATGGCGTTGGATCACGCCCTGGATGGTGTACGTGTCAACAGTGTCGCCCCTGGTGTGATCGCTTCCAGCTACTACGACAAGATCTTCGAAACCGTTGCCGATCCAGTGGCTTTCAAGAAAGGCCTGGAGGCTCGCTCGCCCCTGAACAAGATGGGAGAGCCGGTGGATATCGCCAACATGATCCTGTTCCTGGCATCGAAGGACTCCAGCTTTGCCACCGGTGCGATGTTCACGGTGGACGGCGGCTACACCGCCTGGTGA
- a CDS encoding NIPSNAP family protein: protein MIDELRQYTFTAESWERYWKLFNNLCMPIRGNDFGSLQGLWLEQVGSTVTFRHVWRYESLDARARLRAELLKVDDWREKFLPQAACHVADQHLQVLIPRAEGEGLEVAAARYLHVYRCSTGKAAGIIQQINGVASSARKNLCGLWATEFPNPNQIVAMTSSEEAPLLALNTEVEIETRLLKPLDCRSDPSVA from the coding sequence ATGATCGACGAACTGCGCCAGTACACCTTCACGGCTGAAAGCTGGGAGCGTTATTGGAAACTGTTCAATAATCTGTGCATGCCGATCCGGGGCAATGATTTTGGGAGCTTGCAGGGATTGTGGTTGGAGCAGGTCGGATCGACCGTCACGTTCCGCCATGTTTGGCGCTATGAATCCCTGGACGCCAGGGCCCGGTTACGGGCCGAACTGCTGAAGGTGGATGACTGGCGCGAAAAATTTCTGCCTCAGGCTGCCTGCCACGTGGCCGATCAGCATCTGCAGGTTCTTATCCCGCGCGCTGAAGGTGAGGGTCTGGAGGTCGCGGCGGCTCGTTACCTGCACGTCTATCGTTGCTCCACGGGCAAGGCGGCAGGAATCATTCAGCAGATTAACGGTGTCGCCAGTTCGGCCCGGAAAAATCTGTGCGGTTTGTGGGCTACCGAATTCCCCAATCCGAACCAGATCGTTGCGATGACCTCCTCCGAGGAGGCTCCCTTGCTGGCGCTCAATACTGAAGTCGAGATCGAGACCCGCTTGCTGAAACCGCTGGATTGCCGATCGGATCCGAGCGTGGCGTAG